The Halococcus salifodinae DSM 8989 nucleotide sequence TCGACGACCACGCCCGCGATTACCTCCTCTCGCTCATCGCACTCGGGTTCGATCCCGAGGAGGGAGAGCTCTACCGCCAATCCGACAACCGTCCGCTTCAGGATCTCGCCTTCGAGCTCGGCGTCGAGACGAACCTCTCCGAACTCGAAAGCATCTACGGGTTCGGCGGCGAGACCGACGTCTCGCACATGCAGTCGGTCGTGACCCAGATGGCGGACATCCTCTACCCCCAACTCGACGAGCCCAAACCCACCGTGATCCCTGTCGGGCCGGACCAGGACCCCCACGTCCGCCTCGCGCGCGACCTCGCGGCGCGGATGCGCTTCTTTGGGGTGACGGCGGCGTACGCGAGCTTCGAGGCCGATCCCGAGGAACGCCATCTCATCGCCGCGGCCCACGAGGAACTCTCGTCGAACGTCGAAACTGGGGCTCCCGAGGATGTCGATCCGGTGCGGTGCGTTGAGGCTGCCGACTGGCTCGCGGACCGGGCCGAGGCCAGCACTGACGACGCCGGTCCAGATGACGGCACCCGAACGGACGCCATCGAGAAACTCCGGGCCGCCGGCAAGGAGCCGCTCAGGCCCCGAACCCGATTCCTCGATCGCAACGCGACCGACGAGGCGTTTTCGGCGCTCATCGAGGCGATCGATGGCGAGAAACGCGTCTACGACGAGCATATCGACAGTTTCGATCTCGGGCTCGACGCGGCCGACGACCTCGCCCGCGACATCGAACTCGACCACGGCGGCTACGGCTTCCGCGCGCCGTCGTCGATCTACCATCGGTTCATGACTGGCCTTACGGGCGGCAAGATGTCCTCGTCGATCCCGGCGAGTCACATCAGCCTGCTCGACGACCCCGAGACGGGGTACGACAAGGTGAAATCCGCGACCACCGGCGGGCGCGAGACGGCGGAACTCCAGCGCGAGCTCGGCGGCGAGGCCGACGAGTGTCCTGTGTACGAGCTCTATGCCTATCTCCTCGCGGCGGACGACGACGAGCTCGCCACAGAGGTCTACGAGGAGTGCGTCGGTGGCGAACGGCTGTGTGGCGGGTGCAAGGAACAGGCCGCCGAACTAATGCGTGACTTTCTCGCCGATCATCAGGAGAAACGAGCGGAGGCCGAAGAGATCCTCGACGATCTCGATATCGACCTCGATACCGAGCGGGCGTAACGGCCGTCAGAAAACGGGATCGACGCTCTTCACCGTCGATCGAATCGATTTCCGTGTGACCTCGTTACGGAGTCCGGTGATTACGGTCGATTCGTCGAGATCGAGTCACGACACAAACGAGAACCGCAGACCACACCCTCCCCAGCCGACTCCCTCACTCGCTCCGCTCGTTCGGTCATCCCTCGCACGGGAGAGCGCTTCCACACCACAGCGCTCTCCGCGCGCCACCGTCCATCAGCGGAGGCGCTTTTCTTGATGCCGTCTCATCCGTAGCTCTCCTCCTCGTAGTAGAGGTCCGGAACGCCGAGTGGTTCGATCACTTCCCTGACGCTGTTGCACATCGCGCCGATGCCACAGACGTACACCTCGGCGTTTTCGGGGTCGATCCGTGCGTCGATGTCTTCGGCAGGCTCGCTGCCGACGAACTCCGTGGTGTCGGGCGGCAGTGTGTCGGTGTCGACGCAGTCGGGATCGAGATACTTCAGGAGGGTGTGCTGGACGTATTCGGTCTCGCCGTCCCAGTTGCCCATGTACGACTCCCGGCTGCACGTCATGACTGGGTGAAAGTTGTCGTGCTCGGCGGCGAGATCGAGAAACGCCTCGCGGTAGGGCAGGTCGTCGACCCACGACGCGCCGAGGAACAGCCAGACGTCACGTTCCTCGCCCTCGTACTCGTCGAGCCCTTCCTCGAAGACGTAGTCGATCATGCTTTTGAATGGTGCTGCGCCGGTGCCGGTGGCGACGAACACGAGATCGCGCTCTGTGGGGTCCTGCAGCAGGAACTCGTCGCCGTAGGGGCCTCGAAGAAACAGCTCGTCGCCCTCGACGGTGCGATCGCAGAGATCGGGCGTGAGCTCGCCGTCAGGCACCCGTCGAATACAGAGTTCGATCTCGTCCCGATTCGGCGAGCTCGCGATCGAATAGACTCGCGGGGCCTCCTCCTCGTAGCTGATTCTCGCATACTGGCCCGGTACGAACTCGAACGGCTCCTCGGGCCGGAAGCGGAGCCGGAGCAACGACGGGGACGACCGCTCGGCCCGCTCGCGGAGCGCCTCGACCTTCGACGCCATCGTTTCGGCGAGATGGTCCTTGCCCGTGTCTGCGAACCGCTCGATGGCGTCGTCCCACGCCTCGGCGTCGGTCACGTCGCCTGGCGGCTCGCCGCCGAGGCTCTCGACCAGCATCTCGCGGTCGGCGTCGAGCGCCGCCTCGATCTCGCCGTTTCGCTCGCGGTCCATCGGCGTCGTGGACGTCACGACCGCGGCCTGGTTCTCGATCTCCGCCTCGGCCGCCTGCGCCTCGGAGATGCGTTTCGGGGACATTCGTCACTCGTCGCGTCGTGCCCGTCCCTGTTAGCTCTTCTGCGGGCACAGCTGGGCACGGTCGGGGCCGATCGAGATCAGTCGCGACCGACCCCACCTCCCGACCCGGAAGGTTTTTGCCGGCGAGCGCGCCACTCGGTGACATGGCAGCCGAACCTCGTGTCGGACGCTCCGGAGACCGACCACCGATCGCGACTGTGGCGTTCGGCGTTCGCTTTTTCTTCGCGAACTAACGGGCGGTGGAACCCGTGGCGGTGCGGGTGAAACCGCTCGATCGGCATCGGAACCGTTAGTTGAACGACCCTCGGTATACCCCATAACATGAAACTCCCCGAAGCCCAGCTCGCGGTGCTCGAAGCCGCGAGCGCGAACGACGCACAGCCGATCGACCGCCTCGCCGAGGAAACGGACCTCGACCCTCCGACCGTCGCTGGCGCGGCGTTCGCCCTCGAAGAGGAGGGCCTCGTGGGCGTCACCGAACGCGTCGAGACCTCGGTGACGCTCACCGACGAAGGGCACGAGTATCTCGACACCGGCCTCCCCGAAATCGCCCTGTTCGAGGCCGCGCGGGAGGCCGACGGCGAGACCGATCTCGGCAGCGTGATCGAGGCGGCAGACCTCGCCGGCCCGCAGGTCGACATCGCACTCTCGAACTACGCCCGGAAGGGCTACGGAACGATTGAGAGCGGGACGGTCACCGCCGACGCGGACGCCGATCCCGACGCCGATCCCGAACGACGCGCGCTCGCCGCGCTCGCCGGTGGCGAGTCGATCGCGGACGAGTCGGTGCTCGATCGGCTCGCGAGTCGAAACCTGGTCGAGCGTCACGAGACCACCCATCGGGAAGTCCGTCTCACCGACGACGGGATCACCGCGCTGATGGAAGGCGTCGAGACCGCCGATACGGTGGGCCAGGTCACGCCAGAACTCCTCACCACCGGCGAGTGGGAGGACGTCGAGTTCGCCGAGTACAACGTCGAGGCTGACGCCGAGGAGGCCCACGGCGGCCGGACCCACGTCCTCCGACGGACCGCCGAGCGCGTCAAGGACGTGCTCGTCGGGATGGGATTCGAGGAGATGGACGGCCCGCATGTCGACGCCGACTTCTGGATCAACGACTGCCTGTTCATGCCCCAGGACCATCCCGCCAGAACGCACTGGGGGCGCTTCGAGATGGACCAACCGACCGAAATCGACGACCTGCCCGAGGACCTCGTCGAGCGCGTCCGTGCAGCCCACCGCGACGGCGTCGGTCCTGACAGTGACGGGTATCACTCGCCGTGGGAGGCCGAGTTCGCACGCGAACTCGCGCTCCGTGGTCACACTACGTCGTTGTCATCACGATATCTCTCGGGGTTCGAAGTCGGCGAGCTGGAGCCGCCACAGCGCTTCTTCAGCGTGGAGAAGGTGTACCGCAACGACACTCTCGACGCGACACACCTGCTCGAGTTCTTCCAGATCGAGGGCCTGGTGATGGCGGAAAACCTCTCGGTGCGTGACCTGATGGGCACGTTCACCGAGTTCTACGAGCAGTTCGGGATCACCGATCTGGAGTTCAAGCCGACGTACAACCCCTACACCGAGCCGAGCTTCGAACTGTTCGGTGAGCACCCCGTGACGGGCGAGATCGTCGAAATCGGCAATTCGGGTCTGTTCCGGCCCGAGATGCTCGAACCGCTCGGGGTCGACTGCGACGTGATGGCGTGGGGGCTCGCGCTCGAACGCCTCCTGATGCTCACCCACGGGTTCGAGGATATTCGGGACGTGCACGGCACGCTGGTGGACCTCGACTTCCTCCGGAACGCGGAGGTGGTGTACTGATGGCCGTCGTCGACGTCGATCCCGACGAGCTCCGGCGGTTTACCGGCCACGACGAGAAAAGCGACGAGGAGCTCCGTGAGGACCTGTTCGAGCTCGGCCTCGAATACGAGGGCGAGACCGAGGAGGGACTCATGCAGCTGGAGTTCGAGGCCGATCGGCTCGATCGACTCTCCGTGGAGGGGATCGCGCGCTCGCTGCGCTACCAGTACGGCGACGACAGGGGAGTGTACGTCCCTCGGACCAACGACGCCGACTGGACGATCGAGGTCGATCCCTCGACGCCCGACGAGCGGCCGTACGTCACCGGTGCGGTCGTTCGGGGCCTCGATCTCGACCAGGCGGGCCTCGACTCGCTGATCCAGCTTCAAGAGAAGCTCCACGCCACGATGGGCCGCGGGCGCGCGAAAGGGGCCATCGGCATCCACGACCTCACCATGCTGAAGGGCCAATCCCTCGCCGAGGGCGCGGACAACTCGATCACGTATCGCGGGATCGACCCCGAAGAGGACAGCTTCGTCCCGCTCGACAGTCACGCCGAACTCACGCCCGCCGACGTCCTCACCGACCATCCGACCGGCGAGACCTACGCCGACCTGATCGCCGAGTACGAGCGCTACCCCGCGATCTACGACGATCTCGGGCTGTTCTCGTTCCCGCCAGTCATCAACGGCCGCCGGACCGAGGTGAACTCCGAGAGCCGGGAGCTGTTCGTCGAACTCACGGGGACCGACCAGTGGACCATCGACCGGATGTGCGCGATCATCTGCTACGCGCTCGACGCCCGCGGCGCGACGGTCGAGCGCGTGAACGTCGAGTACCCCGACCGGACGCTCGATCGGCCCGACTTCGCCCTCACCGAGAAAACCGTCTCCCACGAGCGGATCGAACGCTCCCTCGGCCTCTCGCTCGACGAGAGCGAGGTCGTGGACCTCATCGAACGCTCGGGACTCGACGCCGAGGCTTCGGACGGCGGAGACGAGGGCGGGGAAGGCGACGAGAGCCGGGTCTACGACGTGTCGATCCCGCCGTACCGCGTCGACGTGCTCCACCCGGTCGACGTGATCGACGACATCGGTCGCGCGTACGGGTTCAACAATTTGGAGCCGCAGTACCCCGACGTGAGCACCGTCGGCGGTCGTCACGAGCGTTCGCGGCGCGAGCGTGCCATCCGGGACACCCTCGTGGGGCTCGGGTTCGAGGATCTGCTCGATTTCCACCTCATCGGTGAGGCCGAGAACTTCGATCGGATGGAGCTCTCCCCGGGTGACGATGCGTTCGGCGCGGCCGAACCCACCACTATCGCGGAGCCGTACAGCCAGGAGTACGGGATGGTCCGGACGTGGACGCTCCCCTCGCTCGTGATGGTCCTGGAGAACAACACCCACCGACGCTATCCTCAGGACCTCGCTGAGGTCGGTCTCGCCGCCCACGTCGACAGCGCGGAGAACACGAACGTCGCGGAGGAACGCCACGTCGCTGGCGTGCTCGCACGGACCGACGCCTCCTACGAGGACGCGAAGGGGAGGGTGAACGCGCTCGCGCGCGCGTTCGACGCCGAACTCGCGACGCCCGCGACCGACCATCCGTCGTTCATCGACGGTCGCGCCGCGAGCATCGTTCTCGACGGCGAGCATGCTGGTGTCGTCGGCGAACTCCATCCTAAAATTCTGGTTGAGCACGGCCTCGAACTGCCCGTGGCGGCGTTCGAGTTCCGGGCCGACGCGCTCCGGTAACCCTCGTTATTCGAGGTCGACGCCGACCGCTTCCTCGACGCTCTCGAACCCATCGCGCTCCAGCAGTTCGAGCAGTCCACGATTGATGTCGCGCGCGATCGACGGCCCCTGATAGACGAGGCCGGTGTAGAGCTGTACCAGCGACGCGCCCGCGCGGAGCTTCCGGTAGGCTCCGACCGCGCTCGACACGCCGCCGACCCCGATCACCGGCACATCGGTCCGCTCGGCGACGAACGCGACGGCTCGCGTCGCGCGTGCTTCGAGTGGCTTCCCCGAGAGGCCGCCTTTCTCGACGCGATTCGGACTCTGGAGCGACGCTGGCCGCTCGGTCGTGGTGTTCGTCGCGATCACGCCGTCGAGACCCATCTCGTCGACCACCGCGAGCGCTTCCTCGACGGCGTCGTCGGTGAGATCGGGCGAGAGTTTCACCAACAGCGGGTCCGCGCCCGCGTCTTGGAGCGTCCCGAAGATGTGTTCGAGATGATCACGGTGCTGGAGATCGCGGAGGCCCGGCGTGTTCGGGCTCGAAACGTTCACCACGAAGTACTCGCCCGCAGCACAGCGTTCGTAGGAGTACCGGTAGTCATCGGCGGCCGCTTCGAGCGGCGTCGATTTCGACTTCCCGATGTTGACGCCGAGGGGAACGTTCGCGCGTGCGCGCGTGAGGCGATCGCCGATGTGGTCGGCACCGTGGTTGTTGAACCCCATCCGGTTGACGAGCGCGCCGTCCTCGGCCAGCCGGAAGAGCCGCGGGCGTGGGTTGCCGTCCTGTGGCTCGGCGGTGACACCGCCGACCTCGACGTGACCGAAGCCGAGCCGGCCGAGCGCGCGCGGGACCTCGGCGTTCTTGTCGAAACCGGCGGCGACGCCGACCGGGTTCGGGAAGTCGAGACCGAACTCGGTGGTGGCGAGCCGATCGTCGTCGACGCCGTAGCGCGCGGCGAGCGCCCGTTCGATCGGGGTGTGTTGGGCGGCTTCGAGCAGCCTGTGCACAGCGCTGTGGGCGGATTCGGCTGGCAGGCGGAACAACAGCGGCTTCAGTGCGTCGTAGAAATGCATCGTGCTCTCTGAACCGGCCGAGCAGTCGTCGGCCCGTTCCTCAGAAGTCGTGTTCGACCTCGTCTTGGTCGGCTTTCTGGATGATGATCTTGTCCTCGCGCACCCGGACGAACACTTCGTCGCCGATCGCCATCCCTGCCACCGCCAGTTCGTCCTCGTGGAGATTGACGTGGACGTTGTGGTACTCGCCGTTCTCGTCCTTCGCCCCGCTGGGACTGAGCTTCTTTTTCCGTACCATCCCGGTGTCTTATCCCGCTGTTCGATACAGGATACACTTAACCTTACGGTCCGACGACCACCGGTCACCCGTACAGAGGGGTGTCGGGATCGTGACGGTATAAGCTGCCGGGCAGATCCATGACGAACGCCGTGGACGCTTTCGTTGTTATCCGACCGCTTGTCCGAATCACGGAACGATTCGCTCGGACGACAGCCACTCCAACCGAAATCGACCCCCGTCGCAGGGATATATTTATAGTGTGCCATGTGCTGGTTCAGCACGGAGTGGCAAAAACCATGGCACGAGATACGGACGACAAGCGAAACTTCGCGCTCCGTGGGGACGGCGACGACGAAACCAGCGTTTTCTCGGGGCGGACACCACGCCAGGCGGCACTCAAGGCTGCCCGGCGGCTCGACGCCGCCGATGGGGAGGAAAACGCGAGCCGCGAAGAGCTCCGGCTCCGAGAGAAGGGGACCCACAAAGTCCATATCTACGAGGGCTGGGCGTGGAACGAGGACGCACCGGCGGACAAACCCGACTGGATGCCGAACACCATCACCGAGGCCAACGTCTCGAAGCAGGGGATCGAACACCTCGAAGCACTCTGAGGACGTCGACCGACGAAATCCGTACTGGTTTCAGCCCGCAGTTCGAGGTGCGAGTGCGCGGCCAGACACCCGACTCGACCGGACGCGCACGCGTGGGATGAGGAGTCGGCCTCCAGCCGCGCGACACCGTTCTTCGATCTTCCAGACGACACGCGAGCCTCCAGCTCGCTTCGACTACCGACTATCGGACGATTTCACCCAACTCCCGGTAGTTGCGTTTCGGTACCGGAAACATAATCCGGCAATTTGCCGATGAACTCTCACCGAGAACTGGTCGCAGGAACCGAGTCACCAGAGCACAAAGCGGCCTTGAGTCGACGGGTTTATCCGTTCGTCGCGATTCGAATGGAATGCGAACGGCCGGTCGGAGTCGACCGCCGGCACGAAAAACGATCCGATGCCCTTAAGTGGTACAGGGCACTCGGATGGAATGCAGAAAGCGAACGACATGGGAGGCCGTTCAACTCGGTCTCCGCTGCGGGCTTTCGGGGCGAGTTGGATTCGCTCCGGACGCCGTTCGAAGGGTTTATACCCCCGAACGGTGTACGATGAAGTCCGAAGGAAATGAGGATTCCGCCCCTGCGGTCCGCCGTCAAGACGGGATCTGATGTCAGCCCTGATAGTTCGGTGACACCCGGTTCGGTCCGCGGTGTCGCCGAGTGCGAACCCGATAGGTGAACACATACCTTGTGTTCCCGCCTAAACCCCCCGAGCCTTGTGCTCGGGACATTCCGGTTGATCCTGCCGGAGGCTATTGCTATCGGGATCCGATTCAGTCATGCTAGTCGCACGGGCTCAGACCCGTGGCGAATAGCTCCGTAACACGTGGTCAAACTACCCTCTGGACTGGGATACCCTCGGGAAACTGAGGCTAATCCCGGATACAGCTTTCATGTTGGAATACGGAAAGCCGGAAACGGTCCGCCGCCGGAGGACGTGACTGCGGCCGATTAGGTAGACGGTGGGGTAACGGCCCACCGTGCCGATAATCGGTACGGGTTGTGAGAGCAAGAACCCGGAGACGGACTCTGAGACAAGAGTCCGGGCCCTACGGGGCGCAGCAGACGCGAAACCTTTACACTGCACGACAGTGCGATAAGGGGATCCCGAGTGCGAGGGCATACAGTCCTCGCTTTTCGTGACCGTAAGGTGGTCTCAGAATAAGGGCTGGGCAAGACCGGTGCCAGCCGCCGCGGTAATACCGGCAGCCCGAGTGATAGCCACTCTTATTGGGCCTAAAGCGTCCGTAGCTGGCCGAACGGGTCCGTCGGGAAATCCACCCGCTCAACGGGTGGGCGTCCGGCGGAAACCAGTCGGCTTGGGACCGGAGGACCTGCGGGGTACGTCTGGGGTAGGAGTGAAATCCTGTAATCCCAGACGGACCACCGGTGGCGAAAGCGCCGCAGGAGGACGGATCCGACAGTGAGGGACGAAAGCTTGGGTCTCGAACCGGATTAGATACCCGGGTAGTCCAAGCCGTAAACGATGCTCGCTAGGTGTGGCGCAGGCTACGAGCCTGCGCTGTGCCGTAGGGAAGCCGAGAAGCGAGCCGCCTGGGAAGTACGTCCGCAAGGATGAAACTTAAAGGAATTGGCGGGGGAGCACTACAACCGGAGGAGCCTGC carries:
- a CDS encoding non-histone chromosomal MC1 family protein; its protein translation is MARDTDDKRNFALRGDGDDETSVFSGRTPRQAALKAARRLDAADGEENASREELRLREKGTHKVHIYEGWAWNEDAPADKPDWMPNTITEANVSKQGIEHLEAL
- a CDS encoding FAD-binding oxidoreductase — encoded protein: MSPKRISEAQAAEAEIENQAAVVTSTTPMDRERNGEIEAALDADREMLVESLGGEPPGDVTDAEAWDDAIERFADTGKDHLAETMASKVEALRERAERSSPSLLRLRFRPEEPFEFVPGQYARISYEEEAPRVYSIASSPNRDEIELCIRRVPDGELTPDLCDRTVEGDELFLRGPYGDEFLLQDPTERDLVFVATGTGAAPFKSMIDYVFEEGLDEYEGEERDVWLFLGASWVDDLPYREAFLDLAAEHDNFHPVMTCSRESYMGNWDGETEYVQHTLLKYLDPDCVDTDTLPPDTTEFVGSEPAEDIDARIDPENAEVYVCGIGAMCNSVREVIEPLGVPDLYYEEESYG
- the pheS gene encoding phenylalanine--tRNA ligase subunit alpha, with the protein product MKLPEAQLAVLEAASANDAQPIDRLAEETDLDPPTVAGAAFALEEEGLVGVTERVETSVTLTDEGHEYLDTGLPEIALFEAAREADGETDLGSVIEAADLAGPQVDIALSNYARKGYGTIESGTVTADADADPDADPERRALAALAGGESIADESVLDRLASRNLVERHETTHREVRLTDDGITALMEGVETADTVGQVTPELLTTGEWEDVEFAEYNVEADAEEAHGGRTHVLRRTAERVKDVLVGMGFEEMDGPHVDADFWINDCLFMPQDHPARTHWGRFEMDQPTEIDDLPEDLVERVRAAHRDGVGPDSDGYHSPWEAEFARELALRGHTTSLSSRYLSGFEVGELEPPQRFFSVEKVYRNDTLDATHLLEFFQIEGLVMAENLSVRDLMGTFTEFYEQFGITDLEFKPTYNPYTEPSFELFGEHPVTGEIVEIGNSGLFRPEMLEPLGVDCDVMAWGLALERLLMLTHGFEDIRDVHGTLVDLDFLRNAEVVY
- a CDS encoding tryptophan--tRNA ligase; protein product: MADDHRDGDDASSERSVPDEGERSRSDDREPRRSVSDTSTLCSDGGTATGADETTLDPWGSSTVADYRNLFEEFGIEEFDDVLPNVPDPHYLMRRGVIFGHRDYDRVLAALEANEPAAALSGFMPTGDPHIGHKLVFDELVWHQERGADSYGLIADLEAHSARGLDWDEIDDHARDYLLSLIALGFDPEEGELYRQSDNRPLQDLAFELGVETNLSELESIYGFGGETDVSHMQSVVTQMADILYPQLDEPKPTVIPVGPDQDPHVRLARDLAARMRFFGVTAAYASFEADPEERHLIAAAHEELSSNVETGAPEDVDPVRCVEAADWLADRAEASTDDAGPDDGTRTDAIEKLRAAGKEPLRPRTRFLDRNATDEAFSALIEAIDGEKRVYDEHIDSFDLGLDAADDLARDIELDHGGYGFRAPSSIYHRFMTGLTGGKMSSSIPASHISLLDDPETGYDKVKSATTGGRETAELQRELGGEADECPVYELYAYLLAADDDELATEVYEECVGGERLCGGCKEQAAELMRDFLADHQEKRAEAEEILDDLDIDLDTERA
- the pheT gene encoding phenylalanine--tRNA ligase subunit beta — encoded protein: MAVVDVDPDELRRFTGHDEKSDEELREDLFELGLEYEGETEEGLMQLEFEADRLDRLSVEGIARSLRYQYGDDRGVYVPRTNDADWTIEVDPSTPDERPYVTGAVVRGLDLDQAGLDSLIQLQEKLHATMGRGRAKGAIGIHDLTMLKGQSLAEGADNSITYRGIDPEEDSFVPLDSHAELTPADVLTDHPTGETYADLIAEYERYPAIYDDLGLFSFPPVINGRRTEVNSESRELFVELTGTDQWTIDRMCAIICYALDARGATVERVNVEYPDRTLDRPDFALTEKTVSHERIERSLGLSLDESEVVDLIERSGLDAEASDGGDEGGEGDESRVYDVSIPPYRVDVLHPVDVIDDIGRAYGFNNLEPQYPDVSTVGGRHERSRRERAIRDTLVGLGFEDLLDFHLIGEAENFDRMELSPGDDAFGAAEPTTIAEPYSQEYGMVRTWTLPSLVMVLENNTHRRYPQDLAEVGLAAHVDSAENTNVAEERHVAGVLARTDASYEDAKGRVNALARAFDAELATPATDHPSFIDGRAASIVLDGEHAGVVGELHPKILVEHGLELPVAAFEFRADALR
- a CDS encoding quinone-dependent dihydroorotate dehydrogenase produces the protein MHFYDALKPLLFRLPAESAHSAVHRLLEAAQHTPIERALAARYGVDDDRLATTEFGLDFPNPVGVAAGFDKNAEVPRALGRLGFGHVEVGGVTAEPQDGNPRPRLFRLAEDGALVNRMGFNNHGADHIGDRLTRARANVPLGVNIGKSKSTPLEAAADDYRYSYERCAAGEYFVVNVSSPNTPGLRDLQHRDHLEHIFGTLQDAGADPLLVKLSPDLTDDAVEEALAVVDEMGLDGVIATNTTTERPASLQSPNRVEKGGLSGKPLEARATRAVAFVAERTDVPVIGVGGVSSAVGAYRKLRAGASLVQLYTGLVYQGPSIARDINRGLLELLERDGFESVEEAVGVDLE